In one window of Fervidobacterium gondwanense DSM 13020 DNA:
- a CDS encoding YncE family protein yields MKNHKKILSFLITLTLMIVSIFYFSTHKTAAISVSAVQKTDFPNFKTIVNIPVSVDGIEYTGIIGYGSHEGPNAFDVKGDKVYVLDNVHHRVLVYSKENGNLIRRINIPNEQWIHGMAVDKEGKIYLFNAGTNTLITINNGVVDISTNKELRLEPFYKFDVNDNGPFVVLSGDKMKTCFLAKDINKNKLYVAEEREGVFSSDGSVSKVNASACKASIDTGDAFEFPRWFVNENCAYEYIGRRGFIQFWKITNDYGEWIVKLNSKTQNIEGLVKIPDGKYYFPIRDAVLEGNDVFVLVPCEKNVYVLEVDSWMTNDQYIKYKESLGSEKT; encoded by the coding sequence ATGAAAAACCACAAAAAGATTTTATCATTTTTAATTACACTTACTTTAATGATAGTAAGCATTTTCTATTTTTCAACTCATAAAACTGCTGCAATTTCAGTTTCTGCTGTTCAAAAAACTGATTTTCCAAACTTCAAAACGATAGTAAATATTCCTGTTTCGGTAGATGGCATTGAATATACTGGCATTATAGGATATGGTTCACATGAAGGTCCTAATGCTTTTGATGTAAAAGGTGATAAAGTTTATGTTCTGGATAATGTTCATCACAGAGTACTCGTATACAGCAAAGAAAATGGTAATTTGATTAGAAGAATTAATATACCAAATGAACAATGGATTCACGGTATGGCAGTAGATAAAGAAGGAAAAATATATTTGTTTAATGCTGGTACAAATACTTTAATTACAATAAATAATGGAGTAGTTGATATCTCAACAAATAAAGAGCTGAGATTAGAGCCGTTTTACAAGTTTGATGTAAATGATAACGGTCCATTTGTTGTGCTTTCTGGTGATAAAATGAAAACGTGTTTTTTAGCTAAGGATATCAACAAAAACAAATTATATGTAGCAGAAGAAAGAGAAGGAGTATTTTCTTCTGATGGAAGTGTAAGCAAAGTAAACGCTTCTGCTTGTAAAGCAAGCATAGATACAGGTGATGCTTTTGAATTTCCAAGATGGTTTGTTAATGAAAATTGTGCTTATGAATATATTGGTAGAAGAGGTTTTATTCAGTTTTGGAAGATAACTAACGATTACGGTGAATGGATAGTCAAGTTAAATTCAAAAACACAGAATATTGAAGGACTTGTTAAGATTCCAGATGGTAAATATTATTTCCCGATACGTGATGCAGTACTTGAAGGGAATGACGTCTTTGTATTGGTGCCCTGTGAAAAGAATGTTTATGTATTAGAAGTTGATTCATGGATGACAAATGATCAGTATATCAAATATAAAGAATCATTGGGAAGTGAAAAAACTTAA